One stretch of Gadus macrocephalus chromosome 12, ASM3116895v1 DNA includes these proteins:
- the LOC132468802 gene encoding transcription initiation factor TFIID subunit 4-like isoform X5 translates to MRGSHSVQSAGLINHTWWRIDGWAPQSPKTANGPIQVERLPYRLTTTMSTETSEEAKVQDDQTQRVVAASAAAAASDAVRIQICTTGQTSVHQPAVFTTARPTPVRHSIVGSTGQRLVSVVPQASSSSVLVVAKVPTPGLCATGQPLHLTRPSSATAVSIKTPAPGRIVVMAVPKATVPQPLAPRPPQTSSTQLPANFQIPPGMVLIRSDSGQLMLVSRQTLAQAQGQQAQKAISVPAPRLPASRLPSPMVTTAQAKKPDKLMVIRVSAPPTAGTSTSAAVAGMMKTTVLNREAPKPVVVQTLNTVIGQGAQPRSQAGIKQAPSSNQPMFTITQETLENVKKCKNFLVTLIKLASSGSQSPDMATNVKALVRSLLDGSLEPEEFTNKLYVQLKSTPQPYLVPFLKKSLPAVRHLTADPQHFIQQAGQPKPQLATPSKPPLAPPSAAPKPSGTLTGIRPTLKHVVLNKYPTGGVPAGPTATGPSTLLRTGSSEGSRTTQRGVVVLSGQHQGAFSFKRPSVPQQQPTSKYAFKETSYKEDDDINDVASMAGVNLKEESVRILAGGGIVIGSVVRSCQDTPFLYTGALHARILRTGGSTPYTGDGRPCSAPLPGTSGGFKEATTGRGAEGDSAASGSAALQL, encoded by the exons ATGCG TGGTAGCCACAGCGTTCAGTCTGCCGGCTTAATtaaccacacctggtggcgcaTTGATGGCTGGGCTCCCCAGTCCCCAAAGACTGCCAACGGCCCGATTCAAGTTGAAC GTCTACCATATAgattaacaacaacaatgtcgaCCGAGACTTCAGAGGAAGCTAAAGTTCAGGATGACCAAACCCAAAGAGTTGTGGCTGCatcggcggcggcagcagcaagTGACGCCGTCCGTATCCAGATCTGCACCACCGGACAAACGAGCGTCCACCAACCTGCCGTATTTACGACTGCACGACCCACACCTGTTCGCCACAGCATTGTCGGCAGCACAGGTCAAAGGTTGGTTAGTGTTGTCCCACAGGCATCCTCCTCGTCAGTACTGGTGGTAGCTAAAGTGCCAACCCCAGGGTTATGTGCAACTGGGCAGCCTTTGCATTTGACCAGACCATCCTCTGCAACTGCTGTAAGTATTAAGACTCCTGCCCCTGGAAGGATAGTGGTGATGGCTGTTCCAAAGGCAACAGTTCCCCAACCTCTAGCTCCCCGTCCACCACAGACATCCTCCACGCAGCTTCCAGCCAATTTTCAGATCCCACCAG GCATGGTGCTGATCCGTAGCGACAGCGGTCAGCTCATGTTGGTATCACGGCAGACACTGGCCCAGGCTCAGGGCCAGCAGGCGCAGAAGGCCATCAGTGTCCCAGCACCAAGATTACCAGCCTCCAGATTACCATCACCAATg GTCACGACAGCACAAGCTAAAAAGCCTGATAAGCTTATGGTGATCAGAGTTTCAGCACCGCCGACCGCCGGAACCTCAACATCAGCAGCCGTAGCAGGCATGATGAAGACAACTGTG CTGAACAGGGAAGCTCCCAAACCGGTGGTAGTCCAGACACTCAACACTGTGATCGGTCAGGGTGCTCAGCCTCGCAGCCAGGCAGGGATCAAACAAGCCCCCAGCAGCAACCAGCCAATGTTCACCATTACACAG GAGACTCTGGAGAATGTGAAAAAGTGCAAGAACTTCCTGGTGACTCTGATTAAGCTTGCGTCCAGCGGCAGCCAGTCCCCTGACATGGCCACCAACGTCAAGGCCCTTGTGCGCTCCCTGCTC GATGGAAGCCTTGAACCCGAGGAGTTCACAAATAAGCTGTATGTGCAGCTGAAGTCTACTCCCCAGCCATACCTGGTGCCTTTCCTCAAG AAAAGTCTCCCGGCAGTCCGTCACCTGACCGCAGACCCCCAGCACTTCATCCAGCAGGCGGGCCAGCCCaagccacagctagccaccccCTCCAAGccccctctggctcctccctcaGCCGCTCCAAAGCCATCTGGTACCCTCACAGGAATCAGGCCCACCCTGAAACATGTCGTCCTG AACAAATATCCCACCGGAGGAGTTCCAGCTGGACCTACAGCCACCGGCCCCAGCACCTTGCTGAGAACGGGTTCATCTGAGGGCAGTAGGACCACACAAAGAGGCGTGGTTGTTCTGTCAGGACAACATCAAG GCGCTTTTTCTTTTAAAAGGCCTTCAGTTCCACAACAACAACCCACCTCTAAATATGCTTTCAAGGAAACTTCTTACAA ggAAGACGACGACATCAATGACGTGGCCTCCATGGCCGGGGTCAACCTGAAGGAGGAGAGCGTGAGGATCCTTGCCGGAGGCGGCATCGTGATTGGCTCCGTGGTGCGCTCCTGCCAGGACACGCCCTTCCTGTACACCGGGGCACTGCACGCCCGCATCCTCCGCACAG gaggatCAACGCCATACACAGGTGACGGACGTCCGTGCTCAGCTCCACTTCCTGGAACAAGTGGAGGTTTTAAAGAGGCGACGACAGGAAGAGGAGCTGAGGGAGACTCTGCTGCGTCTGGCTCGG CGGCGCTCCAACTGTGA
- the LOC132468802 gene encoding transcription initiation factor TFIID subunit 4B-like isoform X2 — translation MRGSHSVQSAGLINHTWWRIDGWAPQSPKTANGPIQVERLPYRLTTTMSTETSEEAKVQDDQTQRVVAASAAAAASDAVRIQICTTGQTSVHQPAVFTTARPTPVRHSIVGSTGQSIKTPAPGRIVVMAVPKATVPQPLAPRPPQTSSTQLPANFQIPPGMVLIRSDSGQLMLVSRQTLAQAQGQQAQKAISVPAPRLPASRLPSPMVTTAQAKKPDKLMVIRVSAPPTAGTSTSAAVAGMMKTTVLNREAPKPVVVQTLNTVIGQGAQPRSQAGIKQAPSSNQPMFTITQETLENVKKCKNFLVTLIKLASSGSQSPDMATNVKALVRSLLDGSLEPEEFTNKLYVQLKSTPQPYLVPFLKKSLPAVRHLTADPQHFIQQAGQPKPQLATPSKPPLAPPSAAPKPSGTLTGIRPTLKHVVLNKYPTGGVPAGPTATGPSTLLRTGSSEGSRTTQRGVVVLSGQHQGAFSFKRPSVPQQQPTSKYAFKETSYKEDDDINDVASMAGVNLKEESVRILAGGGIVIGSVVRSCQDTPFLYTGALHARILRTGESLGVSEARPEAVTLVSNATQEFLRDLLEKLSLVAEHRKNSVKEDQRHTQVTDVRAQLHFLEQVEVLKRRRQEEELRETLLRLARRRSNCEDPEQQQLRQRAKEMQQAEQALLQHREANLTALAAIGPRKRRPLDSTGSVVSVLAKSVVTRVTMRDLLLVMEEDRRMRHSLTLYKALMR, via the exons ATGCG TGGTAGCCACAGCGTTCAGTCTGCCGGCTTAATtaaccacacctggtggcgcaTTGATGGCTGGGCTCCCCAGTCCCCAAAGACTGCCAACGGCCCGATTCAAGTTGAAC GTCTACCATATAgattaacaacaacaatgtcgaCCGAGACTTCAGAGGAAGCTAAAGTTCAGGATGACCAAACCCAAAGAGTTGTGGCTGCatcggcggcggcagcagcaagTGACGCCGTCCGTATCCAGATCTGCACCACCGGACAAACGAGCGTCCACCAACCTGCCGTATTTACGACTGCACGACCCACACCTGTTCGCCACAGCATTGTCGGCAGCACAGGTCAAAG TATTAAGACTCCTGCCCCTGGAAGGATAGTGGTGATGGCTGTTCCAAAGGCAACAGTTCCCCAACCTCTAGCTCCCCGTCCACCACAGACATCCTCCACGCAGCTTCCAGCCAATTTTCAGATCCCACCAG GCATGGTGCTGATCCGTAGCGACAGCGGTCAGCTCATGTTGGTATCACGGCAGACACTGGCCCAGGCTCAGGGCCAGCAGGCGCAGAAGGCCATCAGTGTCCCAGCACCAAGATTACCAGCCTCCAGATTACCATCACCAATg GTCACGACAGCACAAGCTAAAAAGCCTGATAAGCTTATGGTGATCAGAGTTTCAGCACCGCCGACCGCCGGAACCTCAACATCAGCAGCCGTAGCAGGCATGATGAAGACAACTGTG CTGAACAGGGAAGCTCCCAAACCGGTGGTAGTCCAGACACTCAACACTGTGATCGGTCAGGGTGCTCAGCCTCGCAGCCAGGCAGGGATCAAACAAGCCCCCAGCAGCAACCAGCCAATGTTCACCATTACACAG GAGACTCTGGAGAATGTGAAAAAGTGCAAGAACTTCCTGGTGACTCTGATTAAGCTTGCGTCCAGCGGCAGCCAGTCCCCTGACATGGCCACCAACGTCAAGGCCCTTGTGCGCTCCCTGCTC GATGGAAGCCTTGAACCCGAGGAGTTCACAAATAAGCTGTATGTGCAGCTGAAGTCTACTCCCCAGCCATACCTGGTGCCTTTCCTCAAG AAAAGTCTCCCGGCAGTCCGTCACCTGACCGCAGACCCCCAGCACTTCATCCAGCAGGCGGGCCAGCCCaagccacagctagccaccccCTCCAAGccccctctggctcctccctcaGCCGCTCCAAAGCCATCTGGTACCCTCACAGGAATCAGGCCCACCCTGAAACATGTCGTCCTG AACAAATATCCCACCGGAGGAGTTCCAGCTGGACCTACAGCCACCGGCCCCAGCACCTTGCTGAGAACGGGTTCATCTGAGGGCAGTAGGACCACACAAAGAGGCGTGGTTGTTCTGTCAGGACAACATCAAG GCGCTTTTTCTTTTAAAAGGCCTTCAGTTCCACAACAACAACCCACCTCTAAATATGCTTTCAAGGAAACTTCTTACAA ggAAGACGACGACATCAATGACGTGGCCTCCATGGCCGGGGTCAACCTGAAGGAGGAGAGCGTGAGGATCCTTGCCGGAGGCGGCATCGTGATTGGCTCCGTGGTGCGCTCCTGCCAGGACACGCCCTTCCTGTACACCGGGGCACTGCACGCCCGCATCCTCCGCACAG GAGAATCCCTGGGGGTGAGCGAGGCCAGGCCGGAGGCGGTCACTCTGGTGTCCAACGCCACTCAGGAGTTCCTGCGGGACCTGCTTGAGAAGCTCTCCTTGGTGGCAGAGCACCGCAAGAATTCAGTTAAG gaggatCAACGCCATACACAGGTGACGGACGTCCGTGCTCAGCTCCACTTCCTGGAACAAGTGGAGGTTTTAAAGAGGCGACGACAGGAAGAGGAGCTGAGGGAGACTCTGCTGCGTCTGGCTCGG CGGCGCTCCAACTGTGAGGATCCAGAGCAGCAGCAACTGCGGCAGAGGGCCAAAGag ATGCAGCAGGCCGagcaggctctgctgcagcacAGAGAGGCTAACCTCACAGCCCTGGCTGCCATCGGGCCCCGCAAGAGGAGGCCCCTGGACTCTACAGGAAGTGTG gtgtcAGTATTGGCCAAGAGTGTGGTGACGAGGGTGACCATGAGGGACTTGCTGTTGGTCATGGAGGAAGATCGCCGAATGCGACACTCCCTGACCCTGTACAAGGCTCTTATGAGATAA
- the LOC132468802 gene encoding transcription initiation factor TFIID subunit 4B-like isoform X3: MRGSHSVQSAGLINHTWWRIDGWAPQSPKTANGPIQVERLPYRLTTTMSTETSEEAKVQDDQTQRVVAASAAAAASDAVRIQICTTGQTSVHQPAVFTTARPTPVRHSIVGSTGQRLVSVVPQASSSSVLVVAKVPTPGLCATGQPLHLTRPSSATAVSIKTPAPGRIVVMAVPKATVPQPLAPRPPQTSSTQLPANFQIPPGMVLIRSDSGQLMLVSRQTLAQAQGQQAQKAISVPAPRLPASRLPSPMVTTAQAKKPDKLMVIRVSAPPTAGTSTSAAVAGMMKTTVETLENVKKCKNFLVTLIKLASSGSQSPDMATNVKALVRSLLDGSLEPEEFTNKLYVQLKSTPQPYLVPFLKKSLPAVRHLTADPQHFIQQAGQPKPQLATPSKPPLAPPSAAPKPSGTLTGIRPTLKHVVLNKYPTGGVPAGPTATGPSTLLRTGSSEGSRTTQRGVVVLSGQHQGAFSFKRPSVPQQQPTSKYAFKETSYKEDDDINDVASMAGVNLKEESVRILAGGGIVIGSVVRSCQDTPFLYTGALHARILRTGESLGVSEARPEAVTLVSNATQEFLRDLLEKLSLVAEHRKNSVKEDQRHTQVTDVRAQLHFLEQVEVLKRRRQEEELRETLLRLARRRSNCEDPEQQQLRQRAKEMQQAEQALLQHREANLTALAAIGPRKRRPLDSTGSVVSVLAKSVVTRVTMRDLLLVMEEDRRMRHSLTLYKALMR; encoded by the exons ATGCG TGGTAGCCACAGCGTTCAGTCTGCCGGCTTAATtaaccacacctggtggcgcaTTGATGGCTGGGCTCCCCAGTCCCCAAAGACTGCCAACGGCCCGATTCAAGTTGAAC GTCTACCATATAgattaacaacaacaatgtcgaCCGAGACTTCAGAGGAAGCTAAAGTTCAGGATGACCAAACCCAAAGAGTTGTGGCTGCatcggcggcggcagcagcaagTGACGCCGTCCGTATCCAGATCTGCACCACCGGACAAACGAGCGTCCACCAACCTGCCGTATTTACGACTGCACGACCCACACCTGTTCGCCACAGCATTGTCGGCAGCACAGGTCAAAGGTTGGTTAGTGTTGTCCCACAGGCATCCTCCTCGTCAGTACTGGTGGTAGCTAAAGTGCCAACCCCAGGGTTATGTGCAACTGGGCAGCCTTTGCATTTGACCAGACCATCCTCTGCAACTGCTGTAAGTATTAAGACTCCTGCCCCTGGAAGGATAGTGGTGATGGCTGTTCCAAAGGCAACAGTTCCCCAACCTCTAGCTCCCCGTCCACCACAGACATCCTCCACGCAGCTTCCAGCCAATTTTCAGATCCCACCAG GCATGGTGCTGATCCGTAGCGACAGCGGTCAGCTCATGTTGGTATCACGGCAGACACTGGCCCAGGCTCAGGGCCAGCAGGCGCAGAAGGCCATCAGTGTCCCAGCACCAAGATTACCAGCCTCCAGATTACCATCACCAATg GTCACGACAGCACAAGCTAAAAAGCCTGATAAGCTTATGGTGATCAGAGTTTCAGCACCGCCGACCGCCGGAACCTCAACATCAGCAGCCGTAGCAGGCATGATGAAGACAACTGTG GAGACTCTGGAGAATGTGAAAAAGTGCAAGAACTTCCTGGTGACTCTGATTAAGCTTGCGTCCAGCGGCAGCCAGTCCCCTGACATGGCCACCAACGTCAAGGCCCTTGTGCGCTCCCTGCTC GATGGAAGCCTTGAACCCGAGGAGTTCACAAATAAGCTGTATGTGCAGCTGAAGTCTACTCCCCAGCCATACCTGGTGCCTTTCCTCAAG AAAAGTCTCCCGGCAGTCCGTCACCTGACCGCAGACCCCCAGCACTTCATCCAGCAGGCGGGCCAGCCCaagccacagctagccaccccCTCCAAGccccctctggctcctccctcaGCCGCTCCAAAGCCATCTGGTACCCTCACAGGAATCAGGCCCACCCTGAAACATGTCGTCCTG AACAAATATCCCACCGGAGGAGTTCCAGCTGGACCTACAGCCACCGGCCCCAGCACCTTGCTGAGAACGGGTTCATCTGAGGGCAGTAGGACCACACAAAGAGGCGTGGTTGTTCTGTCAGGACAACATCAAG GCGCTTTTTCTTTTAAAAGGCCTTCAGTTCCACAACAACAACCCACCTCTAAATATGCTTTCAAGGAAACTTCTTACAA ggAAGACGACGACATCAATGACGTGGCCTCCATGGCCGGGGTCAACCTGAAGGAGGAGAGCGTGAGGATCCTTGCCGGAGGCGGCATCGTGATTGGCTCCGTGGTGCGCTCCTGCCAGGACACGCCCTTCCTGTACACCGGGGCACTGCACGCCCGCATCCTCCGCACAG GAGAATCCCTGGGGGTGAGCGAGGCCAGGCCGGAGGCGGTCACTCTGGTGTCCAACGCCACTCAGGAGTTCCTGCGGGACCTGCTTGAGAAGCTCTCCTTGGTGGCAGAGCACCGCAAGAATTCAGTTAAG gaggatCAACGCCATACACAGGTGACGGACGTCCGTGCTCAGCTCCACTTCCTGGAACAAGTGGAGGTTTTAAAGAGGCGACGACAGGAAGAGGAGCTGAGGGAGACTCTGCTGCGTCTGGCTCGG CGGCGCTCCAACTGTGAGGATCCAGAGCAGCAGCAACTGCGGCAGAGGGCCAAAGag ATGCAGCAGGCCGagcaggctctgctgcagcacAGAGAGGCTAACCTCACAGCCCTGGCTGCCATCGGGCCCCGCAAGAGGAGGCCCCTGGACTCTACAGGAAGTGTG gtgtcAGTATTGGCCAAGAGTGTGGTGACGAGGGTGACCATGAGGGACTTGCTGTTGGTCATGGAGGAAGATCGCCGAATGCGACACTCCCTGACCCTGTACAAGGCTCTTATGAGATAA
- the LOC132468802 gene encoding transcription initiation factor TFIID subunit 4-like isoform X1: MRGSHSVQSAGLINHTWWRIDGWAPQSPKTANGPIQVERLPYRLTTTMSTETSEEAKVQDDQTQRVVAASAAAAASDAVRIQICTTGQTSVHQPAVFTTARPTPVRHSIVGSTGQRLVSVVPQASSSSVLVVAKVPTPGLCATGQPLHLTRPSSATAVSIKTPAPGRIVVMAVPKATVPQPLAPRPPQTSSTQLPANFQIPPGMVLIRSDSGQLMLVSRQTLAQAQGQQAQKAISVPAPRLPASRLPSPMVTTAQAKKPDKLMVIRVSAPPTAGTSTSAAVAGMMKTTVLNREAPKPVVVQTLNTVIGQGAQPRSQAGIKQAPSSNQPMFTITQETLENVKKCKNFLVTLIKLASSGSQSPDMATNVKALVRSLLDGSLEPEEFTNKLYVQLKSTPQPYLVPFLKKSLPAVRHLTADPQHFIQQAGQPKPQLATPSKPPLAPPSAAPKPSGTLTGIRPTLKHVVLNKYPTGGVPAGPTATGPSTLLRTGSSEGSRTTQRGVVVLSGQHQGAFSFKRPSVPQQQPTSKYAFKETSYKEDDDINDVASMAGVNLKEESVRILAGGGIVIGSVVRSCQDTPFLYTGALHARILRTGESLGVSEARPEAVTLVSNATQEFLRDLLEKLSLVAEHRKNSVKEDQRHTQVTDVRAQLHFLEQVEVLKRRRQEEELRETLLRLARRRSNCEDPEQQQLRQRAKEMQQAEQALLQHREANLTALAAIGPRKRRPLDSTGSVVSVLAKSVVTRVTMRDLLLVMEEDRRMRHSLTLYKALMR; encoded by the exons ATGCG TGGTAGCCACAGCGTTCAGTCTGCCGGCTTAATtaaccacacctggtggcgcaTTGATGGCTGGGCTCCCCAGTCCCCAAAGACTGCCAACGGCCCGATTCAAGTTGAAC GTCTACCATATAgattaacaacaacaatgtcgaCCGAGACTTCAGAGGAAGCTAAAGTTCAGGATGACCAAACCCAAAGAGTTGTGGCTGCatcggcggcggcagcagcaagTGACGCCGTCCGTATCCAGATCTGCACCACCGGACAAACGAGCGTCCACCAACCTGCCGTATTTACGACTGCACGACCCACACCTGTTCGCCACAGCATTGTCGGCAGCACAGGTCAAAGGTTGGTTAGTGTTGTCCCACAGGCATCCTCCTCGTCAGTACTGGTGGTAGCTAAAGTGCCAACCCCAGGGTTATGTGCAACTGGGCAGCCTTTGCATTTGACCAGACCATCCTCTGCAACTGCTGTAAGTATTAAGACTCCTGCCCCTGGAAGGATAGTGGTGATGGCTGTTCCAAAGGCAACAGTTCCCCAACCTCTAGCTCCCCGTCCACCACAGACATCCTCCACGCAGCTTCCAGCCAATTTTCAGATCCCACCAG GCATGGTGCTGATCCGTAGCGACAGCGGTCAGCTCATGTTGGTATCACGGCAGACACTGGCCCAGGCTCAGGGCCAGCAGGCGCAGAAGGCCATCAGTGTCCCAGCACCAAGATTACCAGCCTCCAGATTACCATCACCAATg GTCACGACAGCACAAGCTAAAAAGCCTGATAAGCTTATGGTGATCAGAGTTTCAGCACCGCCGACCGCCGGAACCTCAACATCAGCAGCCGTAGCAGGCATGATGAAGACAACTGTG CTGAACAGGGAAGCTCCCAAACCGGTGGTAGTCCAGACACTCAACACTGTGATCGGTCAGGGTGCTCAGCCTCGCAGCCAGGCAGGGATCAAACAAGCCCCCAGCAGCAACCAGCCAATGTTCACCATTACACAG GAGACTCTGGAGAATGTGAAAAAGTGCAAGAACTTCCTGGTGACTCTGATTAAGCTTGCGTCCAGCGGCAGCCAGTCCCCTGACATGGCCACCAACGTCAAGGCCCTTGTGCGCTCCCTGCTC GATGGAAGCCTTGAACCCGAGGAGTTCACAAATAAGCTGTATGTGCAGCTGAAGTCTACTCCCCAGCCATACCTGGTGCCTTTCCTCAAG AAAAGTCTCCCGGCAGTCCGTCACCTGACCGCAGACCCCCAGCACTTCATCCAGCAGGCGGGCCAGCCCaagccacagctagccaccccCTCCAAGccccctctggctcctccctcaGCCGCTCCAAAGCCATCTGGTACCCTCACAGGAATCAGGCCCACCCTGAAACATGTCGTCCTG AACAAATATCCCACCGGAGGAGTTCCAGCTGGACCTACAGCCACCGGCCCCAGCACCTTGCTGAGAACGGGTTCATCTGAGGGCAGTAGGACCACACAAAGAGGCGTGGTTGTTCTGTCAGGACAACATCAAG GCGCTTTTTCTTTTAAAAGGCCTTCAGTTCCACAACAACAACCCACCTCTAAATATGCTTTCAAGGAAACTTCTTACAA ggAAGACGACGACATCAATGACGTGGCCTCCATGGCCGGGGTCAACCTGAAGGAGGAGAGCGTGAGGATCCTTGCCGGAGGCGGCATCGTGATTGGCTCCGTGGTGCGCTCCTGCCAGGACACGCCCTTCCTGTACACCGGGGCACTGCACGCCCGCATCCTCCGCACAG GAGAATCCCTGGGGGTGAGCGAGGCCAGGCCGGAGGCGGTCACTCTGGTGTCCAACGCCACTCAGGAGTTCCTGCGGGACCTGCTTGAGAAGCTCTCCTTGGTGGCAGAGCACCGCAAGAATTCAGTTAAG gaggatCAACGCCATACACAGGTGACGGACGTCCGTGCTCAGCTCCACTTCCTGGAACAAGTGGAGGTTTTAAAGAGGCGACGACAGGAAGAGGAGCTGAGGGAGACTCTGCTGCGTCTGGCTCGG CGGCGCTCCAACTGTGAGGATCCAGAGCAGCAGCAACTGCGGCAGAGGGCCAAAGag ATGCAGCAGGCCGagcaggctctgctgcagcacAGAGAGGCTAACCTCACAGCCCTGGCTGCCATCGGGCCCCGCAAGAGGAGGCCCCTGGACTCTACAGGAAGTGTG gtgtcAGTATTGGCCAAGAGTGTGGTGACGAGGGTGACCATGAGGGACTTGCTGTTGGTCATGGAGGAAGATCGCCGAATGCGACACTCCCTGACCCTGTACAAGGCTCTTATGAGATAA
- the LOC132468802 gene encoding transcription initiation factor TFIID subunit 4-like isoform X4, with protein MSTETSEEAKVQDDQTQRVVAASAAAAASDAVRIQICTTGQTSVHQPAVFTTARPTPVRHSIVGSTGQRLVSVVPQASSSSVLVVAKVPTPGLCATGQPLHLTRPSSATAVSIKTPAPGRIVVMAVPKATVPQPLAPRPPQTSSTQLPANFQIPPGMVLIRSDSGQLMLVSRQTLAQAQGQQAQKAISVPAPRLPASRLPSPMVTTAQAKKPDKLMVIRVSAPPTAGTSTSAAVAGMMKTTVLNREAPKPVVVQTLNTVIGQGAQPRSQAGIKQAPSSNQPMFTITQETLENVKKCKNFLVTLIKLASSGSQSPDMATNVKALVRSLLDGSLEPEEFTNKLYVQLKSTPQPYLVPFLKKSLPAVRHLTADPQHFIQQAGQPKPQLATPSKPPLAPPSAAPKPSGTLTGIRPTLKHVVLNKYPTGGVPAGPTATGPSTLLRTGSSEGSRTTQRGVVVLSGQHQGAFSFKRPSVPQQQPTSKYAFKETSYKEDDDINDVASMAGVNLKEESVRILAGGGIVIGSVVRSCQDTPFLYTGALHARILRTGESLGVSEARPEAVTLVSNATQEFLRDLLEKLSLVAEHRKNSVKEDQRHTQVTDVRAQLHFLEQVEVLKRRRQEEELRETLLRLARRRSNCEDPEQQQLRQRAKEMQQAEQALLQHREANLTALAAIGPRKRRPLDSTGSVVSVLAKSVVTRVTMRDLLLVMEEDRRMRHSLTLYKALMR; from the exons atgtcgaCCGAGACTTCAGAGGAAGCTAAAGTTCAGGATGACCAAACCCAAAGAGTTGTGGCTGCatcggcggcggcagcagcaagTGACGCCGTCCGTATCCAGATCTGCACCACCGGACAAACGAGCGTCCACCAACCTGCCGTATTTACGACTGCACGACCCACACCTGTTCGCCACAGCATTGTCGGCAGCACAGGTCAAAGGTTGGTTAGTGTTGTCCCACAGGCATCCTCCTCGTCAGTACTGGTGGTAGCTAAAGTGCCAACCCCAGGGTTATGTGCAACTGGGCAGCCTTTGCATTTGACCAGACCATCCTCTGCAACTGCTGTAAGTATTAAGACTCCTGCCCCTGGAAGGATAGTGGTGATGGCTGTTCCAAAGGCAACAGTTCCCCAACCTCTAGCTCCCCGTCCACCACAGACATCCTCCACGCAGCTTCCAGCCAATTTTCAGATCCCACCAG GCATGGTGCTGATCCGTAGCGACAGCGGTCAGCTCATGTTGGTATCACGGCAGACACTGGCCCAGGCTCAGGGCCAGCAGGCGCAGAAGGCCATCAGTGTCCCAGCACCAAGATTACCAGCCTCCAGATTACCATCACCAATg GTCACGACAGCACAAGCTAAAAAGCCTGATAAGCTTATGGTGATCAGAGTTTCAGCACCGCCGACCGCCGGAACCTCAACATCAGCAGCCGTAGCAGGCATGATGAAGACAACTGTG CTGAACAGGGAAGCTCCCAAACCGGTGGTAGTCCAGACACTCAACACTGTGATCGGTCAGGGTGCTCAGCCTCGCAGCCAGGCAGGGATCAAACAAGCCCCCAGCAGCAACCAGCCAATGTTCACCATTACACAG GAGACTCTGGAGAATGTGAAAAAGTGCAAGAACTTCCTGGTGACTCTGATTAAGCTTGCGTCCAGCGGCAGCCAGTCCCCTGACATGGCCACCAACGTCAAGGCCCTTGTGCGCTCCCTGCTC GATGGAAGCCTTGAACCCGAGGAGTTCACAAATAAGCTGTATGTGCAGCTGAAGTCTACTCCCCAGCCATACCTGGTGCCTTTCCTCAAG AAAAGTCTCCCGGCAGTCCGTCACCTGACCGCAGACCCCCAGCACTTCATCCAGCAGGCGGGCCAGCCCaagccacagctagccaccccCTCCAAGccccctctggctcctccctcaGCCGCTCCAAAGCCATCTGGTACCCTCACAGGAATCAGGCCCACCCTGAAACATGTCGTCCTG AACAAATATCCCACCGGAGGAGTTCCAGCTGGACCTACAGCCACCGGCCCCAGCACCTTGCTGAGAACGGGTTCATCTGAGGGCAGTAGGACCACACAAAGAGGCGTGGTTGTTCTGTCAGGACAACATCAAG GCGCTTTTTCTTTTAAAAGGCCTTCAGTTCCACAACAACAACCCACCTCTAAATATGCTTTCAAGGAAACTTCTTACAA ggAAGACGACGACATCAATGACGTGGCCTCCATGGCCGGGGTCAACCTGAAGGAGGAGAGCGTGAGGATCCTTGCCGGAGGCGGCATCGTGATTGGCTCCGTGGTGCGCTCCTGCCAGGACACGCCCTTCCTGTACACCGGGGCACTGCACGCCCGCATCCTCCGCACAG GAGAATCCCTGGGGGTGAGCGAGGCCAGGCCGGAGGCGGTCACTCTGGTGTCCAACGCCACTCAGGAGTTCCTGCGGGACCTGCTTGAGAAGCTCTCCTTGGTGGCAGAGCACCGCAAGAATTCAGTTAAG gaggatCAACGCCATACACAGGTGACGGACGTCCGTGCTCAGCTCCACTTCCTGGAACAAGTGGAGGTTTTAAAGAGGCGACGACAGGAAGAGGAGCTGAGGGAGACTCTGCTGCGTCTGGCTCGG CGGCGCTCCAACTGTGAGGATCCAGAGCAGCAGCAACTGCGGCAGAGGGCCAAAGag ATGCAGCAGGCCGagcaggctctgctgcagcacAGAGAGGCTAACCTCACAGCCCTGGCTGCCATCGGGCCCCGCAAGAGGAGGCCCCTGGACTCTACAGGAAGTGTG gtgtcAGTATTGGCCAAGAGTGTGGTGACGAGGGTGACCATGAGGGACTTGCTGTTGGTCATGGAGGAAGATCGCCGAATGCGACACTCCCTGACCCTGTACAAGGCTCTTATGAGATAA